The proteins below come from a single Mucilaginibacter mali genomic window:
- a CDS encoding RDD family protein — translation MKVYHINYQTNIKRKIAATLIDYAIYFIFAFVYVSYMGTATEDGGKAVNGLPALPVFAVWFLYFVVTEAYNGSTPGHDICGLKVVKESGENITFKDALKRRILDVVDLGIWGIPAMICINNTPKCQRVGDLFAHTLVIRKTDIVVEEVAF, via the coding sequence ATGAAAGTTTATCACATCAATTACCAAACAAACATCAAACGAAAGATCGCGGCTACGCTAATCGATTATGCCATTTACTTTATCTTCGCTTTTGTATACGTTTCGTATATGGGTACTGCAACTGAGGATGGGGGAAAGGCAGTTAACGGCCTGCCAGCCTTGCCTGTTTTTGCAGTATGGTTTTTATATTTTGTCGTGACAGAGGCTTATAACGGTTCAACGCCTGGTCATGATATTTGTGGATTGAAAGTAGTAAAGGAGAGTGGAGAAAATATTACATTTAAGGATGCGTTAAAAAGGCGGATACTGGATGTAGTTGACCTTGGTATATGGGGTATCCCTGCTATGATATGTATCAATAATACACCGAAATGCCAGCGCGTGGGCGATCTGTTTGCCCATACATTAGTAATTAGAAAGACCGATATCGTTGTTGAAGAAGTGGCATTTTAA
- a CDS encoding alpha/beta hydrolase family protein → MIRKETYTLTGSSGRLMLADLTFDDANPQGPMIIFVHGFKGFKDWGAYNLVAEYFARLGYRFLKFNFSHNGTTPDNPVDFADMIAFSENTFTKELDDLGTVIDFACNGSAMPRAQSVCLMGHSMGGGISIIKAADDKRVNRLITMASIGGFRTLWSADEEQQWRMQGIKYFENQRLGIQMPVKASLLDDLDRNPVRLNILAKAAELTQPWLIVHGEEDETIPVQQAYQLQAVHPNAELVIVKNADHVFNVPHPYPSKTLTVELQEFCDAAARFLSN, encoded by the coding sequence ATGATCAGAAAAGAAACCTACACGCTAACCGGCTCTTCCGGCCGCTTAATGCTGGCCGACCTTACTTTTGACGATGCCAACCCACAAGGGCCGATGATCATCTTCGTACACGGTTTTAAGGGATTTAAAGATTGGGGCGCTTATAATTTGGTAGCCGAATACTTTGCCCGGCTGGGTTACCGCTTCCTGAAATTCAACTTCTCGCACAATGGCACCACGCCTGATAACCCGGTAGATTTTGCCGATATGATAGCCTTTAGCGAGAACACTTTCACAAAGGAACTGGATGACCTGGGCACCGTGATAGATTTTGCCTGCAACGGCAGCGCCATGCCCCGCGCGCAAAGCGTTTGCCTGATGGGACACAGCATGGGCGGCGGCATCAGTATTATTAAAGCGGCCGATGATAAGCGAGTTAACCGGTTAATTACCATGGCTTCTATTGGCGGCTTCCGTACCTTATGGTCGGCCGATGAGGAGCAGCAGTGGCGCATGCAGGGCATTAAATACTTCGAGAATCAGCGTCTGGGCATACAGATGCCGGTAAAGGCCAGTTTGCTCGACGACCTTGACCGTAACCCCGTGCGACTGAATATACTGGCCAAAGCCGCCGAACTTACCCAACCCTGGCTGATCGTGCACGGAGAAGAGGATGAAACCATCCCTGTACAGCAGGCTTACCAATTGCAAGCGGTACATCCAAACGCCGAATTGGTAATTGTTAAAAATGCCGATCATGTTTTCAATGTGCCGCATCCCTACCCGTCAAAAACATTAACCGTTGAGTTACAGGAATTTTGCGATGCAGCGGCCCGATTTTTGAGTAATTAG
- a CDS encoding MBL fold metallo-hydrolase translates to MTLAGSRKKEGKYINPIPTSDGGLGKLLPILVEYATNKAENIPKKTLGPFKTDTAIYNTPPASGLRITWAGHSSLLIEIDGKRILTDPVWSQRVSFSQSIGPKRFFAPPMALTDLPPLDAVIVSHDHYDHLDKATMQFFAGKTIPFYCSLGVGQYLADFGIVKNYINEMDWGDSMMIGHDCVLTATPARHFSGRGIVNRNTTLWSSFVIKGPKHNIFFGADSGWFEGFKDIGEAFGPFDLTMLEVGAYGQYWPQIHMGPDYATDAHLALKGKVMMPIHWGTFNLAPHAWYEPAERLLKYAKQKDITLFMPTPGTPAEVEEKGLNTKWWKPFMS, encoded by the coding sequence ATGACCTTAGCAGGATCCCGTAAAAAAGAAGGAAAATATATTAACCCCATACCCACCAGCGATGGCGGCCTGGGTAAATTGCTGCCCATATTAGTAGAATACGCCACCAACAAGGCCGAAAACATCCCTAAAAAAACATTAGGTCCGTTTAAAACCGATACGGCTATTTATAACACCCCGCCGGCAAGCGGTTTAAGGATAACCTGGGCCGGTCATTCGAGTTTGTTGATAGAGATTGATGGCAAACGCATCCTTACCGACCCGGTTTGGAGCCAGCGGGTATCGTTTTCGCAAAGTATTGGTCCCAAGCGTTTCTTTGCGCCGCCTATGGCCCTTACCGATCTGCCGCCGCTGGATGCCGTTATTGTTTCGCATGATCATTACGACCATTTGGACAAAGCTACCATGCAATTTTTTGCAGGTAAAACTATCCCTTTTTACTGTTCGCTTGGTGTAGGGCAGTACCTGGCCGATTTTGGTATAGTGAAAAATTATATTAACGAAATGGATTGGGGCGACAGCATGATGATAGGGCATGATTGTGTGCTGACGGCCACCCCTGCCCGGCATTTTTCGGGCCGCGGCATTGTAAACCGCAACACCACATTATGGTCATCGTTTGTAATTAAGGGCCCTAAACATAATATCTTCTTCGGGGCCGATTCGGGTTGGTTTGAAGGATTTAAGGACATAGGCGAAGCTTTCGGTCCGTTTGATCTAACCATGCTGGAGGTTGGCGCCTACGGGCAATACTGGCCGCAGATACACATGGGGCCTGATTATGCTACCGACGCGCACCTGGCCCTTAAAGGCAAGGTAATGATGCCCATACACTGGGGCACCTTTAACCTGGCACCGCATGCCTGGTACGAGCCGGCCGAACGTTTGCTAAAATATGCCAAACAGAAAGATATCACCCTGTTTATGCCCACGCCGGGCACGCCTGCCGAAGTTGAAGAAAAAGGTTTAAACACGAAATGGTGGAAGCCTTTTATGAGTTAG
- a CDS encoding LytR/AlgR family response regulator transcription factor, with protein sequence MKLRVLIVDDEPHAIEVIENYLANFNNMEIVGKCNNAIHAFQLLQQKPVDLMFLDIKMPGITGTDLLKSLKNPPKVIFTTAYSEYAVDGFELNAVDYLMKPISFDRFLRAIDKVYQLNDNKPTAVIGHEKPVGDTEAFLYLKVDRKTIKINVNDILWIESLRDYVKVITPDQAYISKQKISFLEEMLPENKFVRIHRSFIVSLSRITSFYSFAVEVNGHELPVGRNYKQEMQKRLKGEHLHFV encoded by the coding sequence ATGAAATTACGCGTACTGATAGTTGACGACGAACCTCACGCCATTGAGGTGATAGAGAATTACCTGGCCAATTTCAATAATATGGAGATTGTTGGTAAGTGCAATAATGCCATCCATGCGTTCCAATTGCTGCAGCAAAAGCCCGTCGATTTGATGTTCCTGGATATCAAAATGCCTGGTATTACCGGAACCGACCTGCTAAAAAGCCTGAAGAACCCGCCAAAGGTGATCTTTACTACAGCCTATAGCGAATACGCGGTAGATGGTTTTGAACTAAATGCGGTTGATTACCTGATGAAACCCATATCGTTCGATCGCTTTCTGCGGGCTATAGACAAGGTGTACCAGCTTAACGACAACAAGCCGACCGCCGTCATCGGCCACGAAAAGCCGGTAGGGGATACCGAGGCTTTCCTGTACCTCAAAGTAGACCGCAAAACCATCAAGATAAACGTAAATGATATTTTGTGGATAGAAAGCCTGCGCGATTACGTAAAGGTGATTACCCCCGACCAGGCTTATATCAGCAAACAAAAGATCAGCTTTTTAGAGGAAATGCTACCCGAGAATAAGTTTGTGCGCATACATCGCTCATTTATTGTTTCGCTTTCGCGGATAACATCATTCTATTCCTTTGCTGTCGAGGTTAATGGCCATGAACTACCTGTTGGCCGCAATTATAAACAGGAAATGCAGAAGCGGTTAAAGGGCGAGCATTTGCATTTTGTGTAG
- a CDS encoding sensor histidine kinase codes for MNSVPFSRLKVDRVTAHVVFWIFVFIAFTTIYSVQSTYLISARNNLFYVPLHIVYFYLVAYWLLPVYLFNARYISFALYLLGIMFMVAVMSRLVYIWFVSPYLISHSPNINWGYIEEAKHTFWQRLTDRVSFINALKAINMVMWFGLVIKLFKLWYERKQAALQAELNALKGQVHPHFLFNTLNNLYALTLNNSPRSPQVVMGLSEMLRYMLYECNADSVPLAKEILMLQQFVDLEKLRYEDRLDLSFSISGDTSQKTIAPLLMLPLVENAFKHGTSESMGDSWINININITGDNLQLKISNSKPEIVNPEKYEGHIGLENLKKRLDLLYPAAHKLKILDDDDAFLAVLELKLQTQPQPKQQMVTA; via the coding sequence ATGAATAGCGTGCCTTTTTCGCGATTAAAGGTTGACCGTGTAACAGCGCATGTTGTTTTTTGGATTTTTGTGTTTATAGCATTCACTACCATATATTCGGTTCAAAGCACTTATCTCATCTCCGCCCGTAATAACCTGTTTTATGTGCCCCTGCATATCGTATATTTTTATTTAGTGGCTTATTGGTTACTGCCTGTTTACCTTTTCAATGCCCGTTATATAAGCTTCGCGTTGTATTTACTGGGTATTATGTTTATGGTGGCGGTTATGAGCCGTTTAGTTTATATATGGTTTGTATCGCCTTACCTGATAAGCCATAGCCCTAATATTAATTGGGGGTATATTGAAGAAGCAAAACATACTTTTTGGCAAAGGCTAACCGATAGGGTAAGTTTTATCAACGCGCTGAAGGCCATTAATATGGTGATGTGGTTTGGGCTGGTAATCAAACTGTTTAAGCTTTGGTACGAGCGTAAGCAAGCCGCCCTGCAAGCCGAACTAAACGCTTTGAAAGGTCAGGTACACCCGCACTTCCTGTTTAATACGCTCAATAACCTGTACGCGCTTACGCTCAATAACTCACCCCGCTCGCCGCAGGTGGTAATGGGGCTGTCGGAGATGCTGCGCTATATGCTCTACGAGTGCAATGCTGATAGCGTACCGCTTGCCAAGGAGATACTGATGCTGCAACAGTTTGTGGATCTGGAGAAGCTGCGTTATGAAGACCGGCTGGATCTTTCCTTTAGCATCAGCGGTGATACCAGCCAAAAAACGATAGCTCCGCTACTCATGCTGCCCTTGGTGGAGAACGCCTTTAAACATGGCACCAGCGAAAGCATGGGCGATTCGTGGATCAATATCAACATTAACATTACGGGCGATAATCTGCAATTGAAAATATCGAATAGTAAGCCCGAGATCGTCAACCCCGAAAAGTACGAGGGACATATTGGGCTGGAAAATCTTAAAAAGAGGCTTGACTTGCTGTATCCCGCGGCTCACAAATTAAAGATACTTGACGATGATGATGCCTTTTTGGCCGTATTAGAATTAAAGCTGCAAACACAGCCACAACCTAAACAACAAATGGTAACCGCATGA
- the ispG gene encoding (E)-4-hydroxy-3-methylbut-2-enyl-diphosphate synthase: MNADAIKLLPGRYCNSLTEYSRFVTREVNIGDVPLGGNNPIRIQSMTTTDTMDTIATVEQSIRMIDAGCEYVRITAPSIKEAQNLAEIKKQLRARGYTTPLVADIHFTPNAAEVAARIVEKVRVNPGNYADKKKFDQLTYTDAEYQGELDRIFTKFTPLVKICKEYGTAMRIGTNHGSLSDRIMSRYGDTPQGMVESAMEFMRMSESLGYYNLVVSMKSSNPQVMVQAYRLLVETMVAEGMNYPLHLGVTEAGDGEDGRIKSAVGIGTLLEDGLGDTVRVSLTEEPEAEAPVAIALVNRYTQRNAESEKHKATDGKISAFSLQPSTYSPYEYKKRETYEANAFIGGHMVPRVVVDISKLNLKDPAILNAAGYLYSPVLDKYNMGEQSVDFVYLADELPSFSMPGNLKQLYNYNTWLKLSDKAQCHPLFTLKEYIAPGSDRSSTMNLVRITNADLDTDDFGSIQLDKSLVFVLETNETHGMADQRALFFKLEEMGLDVPVIVKRSYGKDHGPWTMVHGQEEITLLQLYAATDFGALLVDGFGDGIWIDAPEVATDVITSTAFGILQATRSRISKTEYISCPSCGRTLFDLMETTQMIRSRTSHLKGLKIGIMGCIVNGPGEMADADYGYVGSGPGKVTLYRSKEVVKKNVGSENALDELINIIREDGNWIEPA, from the coding sequence ATGAATGCTGATGCTATAAAGCTGTTGCCGGGCAGGTACTGTAATTCGCTTACCGAATATTCGCGTTTTGTAACACGCGAGGTAAACATTGGCGATGTGCCGCTGGGGGGCAATAACCCCATCCGCATACAAAGCATGACCACTACCGACACCATGGACACTATAGCCACGGTAGAGCAAAGCATCCGCATGATAGATGCCGGCTGCGAATACGTGCGCATCACCGCGCCCAGCATTAAAGAAGCGCAGAACCTGGCCGAGATAAAAAAACAACTGCGCGCCCGCGGCTACACCACACCGCTGGTGGCCGATATTCACTTTACGCCCAACGCTGCAGAGGTGGCTGCAAGGATAGTAGAGAAGGTGCGCGTTAACCCAGGTAACTATGCCGATAAAAAGAAATTCGACCAGCTTACCTATACCGATGCTGAATACCAGGGCGAGTTAGACCGCATTTTTACTAAATTTACCCCGCTGGTGAAAATCTGTAAGGAGTATGGTACGGCTATGCGTATCGGCACCAACCATGGTTCACTAAGCGACAGGATCATGAGCCGCTATGGCGATACGCCGCAGGGTATGGTCGAGTCGGCCATGGAGTTTATGCGCATGAGCGAGTCGTTAGGCTACTACAACCTGGTGGTAAGCATGAAGAGCAGCAACCCGCAGGTAATGGTGCAGGCTTACCGCTTACTGGTAGAAACCATGGTAGCCGAAGGCATGAACTACCCGCTTCACCTGGGCGTTACCGAAGCCGGCGACGGCGAGGATGGCCGCATCAAATCGGCCGTGGGTATAGGCACATTGCTGGAGGATGGGCTGGGCGATACTGTACGTGTATCCCTTACCGAAGAACCCGAAGCTGAAGCGCCGGTGGCCATCGCGCTGGTTAATCGTTACACTCAGCGAAATGCCGAAAGCGAAAAGCATAAAGCAACGGATGGAAAGATTTCGGCTTTCAGCCTTCAGCCTTCAACTTACTCTCCCTACGAATACAAAAAACGCGAAACCTACGAAGCGAATGCTTTCATTGGCGGCCATATGGTGCCGAGGGTAGTGGTAGATATTTCAAAGCTTAACCTGAAAGATCCGGCGATACTGAATGCCGCTGGCTATCTGTATTCGCCGGTGCTGGATAAATATAACATGGGTGAGCAATCGGTAGATTTTGTTTACCTGGCCGATGAATTGCCCTCGTTCAGTATGCCGGGCAACCTGAAGCAACTGTATAATTATAATACCTGGCTTAAACTAAGCGATAAAGCACAATGCCATCCACTGTTCACCCTAAAAGAATATATCGCTCCCGGTTCCGACCGTTCTTCGACTATGAACCTGGTGCGCATTACCAATGCCGATCTGGATACGGATGATTTTGGTTCGATACAACTGGATAAATCGCTGGTATTTGTCCTGGAAACCAACGAAACCCACGGCATGGCCGATCAGCGCGCGCTCTTCTTTAAGTTAGAAGAAATGGGGCTGGATGTGCCGGTGATAGTGAAGAGGAGCTATGGGAAAGACCATGGACCATGGACCATGGTCCATGGACAGGAAGAGATTACCCTCCTGCAACTCTACGCCGCTACCGATTTTGGTGCTTTACTGGTTGATGGTTTTGGCGATGGTATTTGGATAGATGCCCCTGAAGTAGCTACGGATGTGATCACCTCTACCGCTTTCGGTATTTTACAGGCTACCCGTTCAAGGATATCAAAAACCGAGTATATATCGTGCCCAAGTTGTGGCCGTACACTGTTCGACTTGATGGAGACTACCCAGATGATCCGCAGCCGTACCAGTCACCTTAAAGGGTTAAAGATCGGTATTATGGGCTGTATAGTAAATGGCCCCGGCGAAATGGCCGATGCCGATTATGGTTATGTAGGTTCTGGCCCGGGCAAGGTTACCCTTTACCGCAGTAAGGAAGTGGTGAAGAAGAACGTAGGATCGGAAAACGCGCTTGATGAGCTGATCAATATCATCCGCGAGGATGGCAACTGGATAGAACCGGCCTAA
- a CDS encoding DUF4476 domain-containing protein, translating into MKKIMVLILVLGTTAATYAQDFNNNRADYGRPYAQRYRRILSPGEFARMQDMIKREPFKDGKRNIFKLALQGRYLLVDQLNDVLKQITFDDEKLDWALMAYPFTADTQHFYQLRDKFSFISTRDKFDQFLQTAVDNDRPRRKDVFSRDEFARLQVLVNKEPFKDSKKKLIEAALQRNLVTVAQVSELLRQFTFDDDKLDVALMAYNYTVDIQKYYLLRDQFTFLSSKEKLDKFLLSAG; encoded by the coding sequence ATGAAAAAAATAATGGTGCTGATTTTGGTACTGGGTACCACAGCCGCAACCTACGCCCAGGACTTTAACAACAACAGGGCAGATTATGGTCGCCCATACGCTCAACGCTATCGCCGGATCTTATCTCCCGGAGAATTTGCCCGTATGCAGGATATGATCAAAAGAGAACCGTTTAAGGATGGTAAGAGAAATATTTTTAAATTGGCCCTGCAGGGCAGGTACCTTTTGGTAGATCAGCTGAACGATGTTTTAAAACAAATTACCTTCGACGATGAGAAGCTGGATTGGGCGCTGATGGCCTATCCGTTCACAGCGGATACACAACACTTTTACCAGTTGCGCGATAAGTTTAGTTTTATCAGCACCCGCGATAAGTTCGATCAGTTTTTGCAGACCGCTGTTGATAACGATCGCCCACGCCGAAAGGATGTATTCAGTCGCGATGAGTTTGCGAGGTTACAGGTTCTGGTGAATAAAGAACCATTTAAAGACAGTAAAAAGAAATTGATAGAAGCGGCCCTGCAGCGTAACCTGGTGACCGTAGCGCAGGTAAGCGAATTGTTGCGCCAGTTTACTTTTGATGATGATAAGCTGGATGTAGCGCTGATGGCTTACAATTATACCGTTGATATACAGAAATATTATTTGCTGCGCGATCAGTTTACGTTTTTAAGCAGTAAGGAGAAGCTGGATAAGTTTTTGTTATCGGCGGGATAA
- a CDS encoding IS1182 family transposase, whose amino-acid sequence MGGKVVFKEYDPDQLTFLPYKLEELVPQGHPVRIVSKVVDQVDVKPINRKYKGGGASSFHPRLMLKLLIYGYLTNTYSSRKLEDQAAQNVHFMWLLGMKKPDHNTINRFRSEKLSGVLKEIFSQIVLLLQQEGIVSLKEAVFTDGTKIESVANKYTFVWGKSIKNSKEKMKAQLDELWSYAQTIAAEELKDTAPLEYSEINPEKVKETISKINAALDDKEDVDKKVRQKLNYAKKHWPENLARYDEQEKLLGGRNSFSKTDPGATFMRMKEDPMLNGQLKPGYNLQISTQEQFILNYSLHQTTTDYQTLPSHIEQYETLYHALPKAVVADAGYGSDENYGVLQQKGIEAYIKYNTFDQEQNKGIKAFGNDSLHYNEQEDYLVCPMGQHMQHIGTGQRVTTSGYVQLISRYQAQNCENCPMRGVCHQAAGNRVVEINHSLRIHKQIAKERLNTEQGIKYRKRRPADVEPVFANLKHNHGFRRFLLKGMSKTEVEIGLLSIAHNLRKWKA is encoded by the coding sequence ATGGGAGGAAAAGTAGTCTTTAAGGAATATGATCCTGACCAGTTAACCTTTTTACCGTATAAACTGGAGGAACTGGTACCGCAGGGTCATCCGGTACGTATTGTATCGAAGGTGGTCGATCAGGTAGATGTTAAACCGATTAACCGCAAGTATAAAGGCGGCGGGGCATCCAGCTTTCATCCGCGGCTGATGCTCAAGCTGCTGATCTACGGTTATCTGACCAACACGTATTCTTCACGGAAGTTGGAAGACCAGGCCGCGCAGAATGTACATTTCATGTGGCTTTTAGGCATGAAAAAGCCTGATCACAATACCATCAACCGTTTCCGGAGCGAGAAGCTGTCGGGTGTTTTAAAGGAGATCTTCTCACAGATCGTATTGTTATTACAGCAGGAAGGTATCGTCTCGCTGAAAGAAGCTGTTTTTACCGATGGTACCAAGATCGAATCGGTAGCGAACAAGTACACTTTTGTATGGGGCAAAAGCATTAAGAACAGCAAGGAGAAGATGAAAGCCCAATTGGATGAACTGTGGAGTTATGCGCAAACCATCGCTGCCGAAGAACTTAAAGACACCGCACCGCTGGAATACAGCGAGATCAACCCGGAAAAAGTAAAAGAAACGATCTCAAAGATCAACGCCGCCCTGGACGATAAGGAAGATGTCGATAAGAAAGTAAGGCAGAAGCTGAACTATGCCAAAAAGCACTGGCCGGAGAACCTGGCCCGGTATGACGAGCAGGAAAAGCTGTTAGGCGGTCGCAACAGCTTTTCGAAGACCGACCCGGGTGCCACCTTCATGCGGATGAAAGAAGACCCTATGCTGAACGGGCAGCTTAAACCCGGATACAATCTGCAGATCTCCACCCAGGAGCAGTTCATCTTGAACTATAGCCTGCACCAAACCACAACCGATTACCAGACCCTTCCATCACACATCGAACAATACGAAACTTTATATCATGCACTTCCAAAAGCGGTAGTGGCCGATGCGGGCTACGGTTCGGACGAGAACTATGGCGTATTACAGCAAAAAGGCATTGAAGCTTATATCAAATACAACACGTTCGACCAGGAACAAAATAAAGGCATCAAAGCATTCGGTAATGACAGTTTGCACTATAATGAACAGGAAGATTACCTGGTATGTCCGATGGGACAACACATGCAGCATATCGGCACCGGGCAGCGGGTCACCACATCCGGCTATGTGCAACTGATCAGCCGCTATCAGGCGCAGAATTGTGAAAACTGCCCCATGCGGGGCGTTTGTCACCAAGCAGCCGGTAACCGCGTGGTGGAGATCAACCACAGCCTTAGAATACACAAGCAGATAGCGAAAGAAAGATTGAATACCGAACAGGGCATCAAATACCGAAAGCGACGGCCCGCAGATGTCGAACCGGTGTTCGCCAACCTGAAGCATAATCACGGCTTCAGGCGATTCCTGCTGAAGGGAATGTCCAAAACCGAGGTCGAAATAGGGTTATTATCCATCGCACATAACCTCAGAAAGTGGAAAGCCTGA
- a CDS encoding ankyrin repeat domain-containing protein, whose translation MMIRPNDLKQELPKEVGNGEISTTTKVWEILSASYEGNLSRVKELVNKCPGLIYAQYNYAPPIHFAVREGHTEMVKYLLDNGAHDPSYRFYPFLDSLQTVADDRGYSHIVQLLDEYENTPAKHRFKGDNGRVFYNRTTLQNEFEQAVDKNNLNRTAAILKQHPEFALDESYFWGEGILTMPAKRNHREMIDLLMSHGAKVPDILKWTQFYYFERYDAASYIMAKGMNPNTMSWQHVSILHDMAQKGFIDKAELLISHGADLDLIDEAYLSTPLGLAARWGQTEMVQYLIEHGADIRKAGAIWATPLNWAKKKGHEEIVALLEKSIQN comes from the coding sequence ATGATGATCCGGCCCAACGATTTAAAACAGGAACTGCCTAAAGAAGTGGGCAATGGCGAAATATCCACCACTACCAAGGTGTGGGAAATATTATCGGCAAGTTACGAGGGCAATTTATCACGTGTAAAGGAACTGGTTAATAAATGCCCTGGTTTGATCTATGCGCAGTACAACTATGCGCCGCCCATCCATTTCGCCGTGCGCGAGGGGCATACCGAAATGGTAAAATACCTGCTCGATAACGGCGCGCACGATCCATCCTATCGTTTTTACCCTTTCCTGGATAGTTTGCAAACCGTTGCCGATGACCGTGGATATAGCCACATTGTACAACTGCTTGATGAGTATGAGAACACCCCCGCGAAACACCGGTTTAAAGGCGACAATGGCCGCGTATTTTACAACCGCACCACGCTGCAAAATGAGTTTGAGCAGGCTGTAGATAAAAACAACCTTAACAGAACAGCGGCCATTTTAAAACAACACCCCGAATTTGCGCTGGACGAAAGTTATTTTTGGGGCGAGGGTATCCTCACCATGCCGGCCAAGAGAAACCATCGTGAAATGATAGACCTGCTAATGAGCCACGGCGCCAAAGTACCCGATATATTGAAGTGGACGCAATTTTATTATTTTGAGCGCTACGATGCGGCAAGCTATATAATGGCAAAAGGCATGAACCCCAATACCATGAGCTGGCAACATGTCTCCATTTTGCATGATATGGCGCAAAAAGGGTTTATTGACAAAGCTGAATTGTTAATTAGCCATGGTGCCGACCTTGACCTTATTGACGAAGCCTATCTTTCCACACCGCTGGGGCTGGCTGCCCGCTGGGGCCAAACAGAAATGGTGCAATATTTAATTGAGCATGGAGCCGATATTCGTAAAGCCGGCGCAATCTGGGCTACCCCATTAAATTGGGCGAAGAAAAAAGGACATGAGGAAATTGTGGCGTTATTAGAAAAGTCGATTCAAAATTAA
- a CDS encoding DUF4159 domain-containing protein has translation MPISPKFTFARFSYHSGDWDTDQRMPSNILNSLLEYTTIPFDTKEKVVPLSSPDIFNYPFFYLSGHKLVQFDAQERANFKKYVENGGFVFVDDCNHDIDGLFAKSFDAQMAALFGPAALKKIPNSHPIYSSFFKFEKGPPNTSFELNGWGDDLIHDYLKAIEIKGRIRVLYSNKDYGCEWDYDFRNKRFLAEDNTKFGVNIVVYAMGG, from the coding sequence ATGCCTATTAGCCCCAAATTTACATTTGCCCGCTTCAGCTACCACTCCGGCGATTGGGATACCGATCAGCGGATGCCATCGAATATCCTCAACTCGCTGCTGGAATATACCACCATCCCCTTCGATACCAAAGAAAAAGTGGTGCCGTTAAGCAGCCCGGATATTTTTAATTACCCCTTTTTTTACCTGAGCGGCCATAAGCTGGTACAGTTTGACGCGCAGGAACGGGCGAACTTTAAAAAGTATGTGGAAAATGGCGGTTTTGTATTTGTTGATGATTGTAACCACGATATCGACGGGCTTTTCGCCAAATCATTCGACGCGCAGATGGCAGCATTGTTCGGACCGGCAGCGCTGAAGAAAATTCCCAATAGCCATCCTATTTATAGTTCGTTTTTTAAGTTTGAGAAAGGCCCGCCCAATACCAGTTTTGAACTGAACGGCTGGGGCGATGACCTGATACACGACTACCTGAAAGCCATTGAAATAAAAGGCCGCATAAGGGTGTTATATAGCAATAAAGACTACGGCTGCGAGTGGGATTACGATTTTCGCAACAAGCGTTTTTTGGCCGAGGATAATACCAAATTTGGGGTGAATATTGTGGTATACGCGATGGGGGGGTGA